AGCAATTGCGTAAATCAATcagttgtatttgtcacatgcttcttaAACAACAGTTGTAGATGAACAGTGAAATGTTCAACTTTTGCTAACATTTCCAAATACAGAGCATTAATATCGGCGTTGTATTACTGATGGACCGCTGTAACAAGCAGACAGATTGGGCCAAGGGATTGGTGCTACATAGTTCTATGGATAGGAGTTTGGGATGTTTTGTATAGTAGGCATGGTACCTGAATGTTGTTCCCGCTTCCTTGACAAGAGTACTCGATGAGATGAGTGGCCGCATCGATGACCTGGAGAAGAACATTGGTGACCTGATGACCCAGGCTGGCGTGGAGGAGATGGAGGCAGAGAACAAGGTCAAGGAGGAACAGGGCTCTGCTTAAAAGGTAATCAACATGGAGTCCACTGAGCGTTCTTGCTTGTTTTTGTCATCTCCTAtagatctctgtgtgtgtgtgtgtgtgtgtgtgtgtgtgtgtgtgtgtgtgtgtgtgtgtgtgtgtgtgggtgttcgAAGGGTTTTTCCAATTAAACTGTCCAATATTTGTCAACAACACTGTATGTTTTCAGGTTGTAACTACTAGAACCAGATccatatgttgttgttttttttgggggggggggggggtctgattaCTATTTTTGGGGTGTCAAAAGTTCCCGATGCCAATATATTGTCTTTTTTAGAGTGGGAAATGAAAACGTGTCATCTTTCTACTCTGAATTCTCAGACATTTCCCTCCGAAAGAGCAATTGTCCAATAACTATGCTTCAAATGTCGATTTCATATTTTGTGACGATAATAATGTCATGCAAAATGGCTGCAGGTGTTCAGATCAGCGTGAGATTCCCTCGTTTCATTCTATTTATTCAATATCGGTTATCAGTGAATATCCGCCCGTACCTATTTAGTGGTTAAAAAGGACAATGTCGGTGatagtactggtaccccttgacTTAATTACACATTTTGCGTtccagtctgaatttaaaatggatttaatgtattttttttgtctAGTCCAtttatctacacacaatgccctataataacaaagtgaaaacgtgtttttttttgttgaaaaTATATTGAaagatgaaatacagaaatatctcatttacatcaGTATATACACCTCTTTGCTATGACGCTACAAATTGCATCCAAtgtcctttgatcatccttgggtttgtcactacaacttgatttgaaATCTACAtgtggacatgatttagaaagaaacacagcaGTGTGTGTAAATAAAGTCCCACTGTTGACAGAGCAGAAACTATagcatgaagtccaaggaactgtcccgTAGTGCTCTGAGATATACTGTATGCTTAATCACAATTATATCTGGGGGAAGGGTATAAAAACTGTTTAGATTGTTGAAGAAGTTTCCATGAgcccagtggtctccatcataggaaattgaaaaaaatatggaactacccagactgcTTAGAGCTGGCTGTCTGACTTAACTGagcaagaacccaatgaccactgtaACAGATCTACAGAGTttcttggctgagatgggagaacctgtcagaaggacaacagtctttacagcacttcaccaatctgggctttatgggagagtggccagacagaagccgcCCCTGAGAAAAGGGTACATGACCTGgtgtttgcaaaaaggcatgtAAAAGACAGAGCATCAGGCAAAAtatcctgtggtctgatgagacaaaatatataactctttggcttgaatgtaAATCAGTGTCTGGAATAAaacaggcacagctcatcacctgtcTTAACACattccctactgtgaagcatggcggtggaagtgtcatgctatggggatgcttttcagcagcagtGACTGATAAgaatagagggaacaatgaatggagccaaatacaggaaaaTCTGTGATAAGAACCTGATTCAGAGCGCAAACAACCTTAGACTGGGAGCAAAGAGTTACGTTTCAACGGGACAAGgacccaagcacacagccaaagcaatgcttgaatggcttcagaacaagaatgtgaaagtccttaaGTGGCGTACACTTGAGTCCCATTTAAAATCTGTGGAAaaacttgaagattgctgttcaccgccactccccatctaacttaaGAAAGCTTGAAAATCTGCAAGGAAAAATTTGAGAAAATGCCcaaaatccagatgtgcaaagctgatacagacatacccaacaCGACTCTAAGCTGATACGGACATACCCAACACTAAGCTGATACGGACATACCCAACACGACTCTAAGCCGATACGGACATACCCGACACGACTCTAAGCCGATACGGACATACCCGACACGACTCTAAGCCGATACGGACATACCCGACACGACTCTAAGCCGATACGGACATACCCGACACGACTCTAAGCCGATACGGACATACCCGACACGACTCTAAGCCGATACGGATACTCTAAGGACATACCCGACACGACTCTAACGATACGGACGTACCCAACACGACTCCGATACGGACACCCAACACGACTCTTAAGCCGATACGGACGACACGACTCTAAGCCGATACGGACATACCCGGACACGACTCTAAGCCGATACGGACATACCCGACACGACTCTAAGCCGATACGGACATACCCGACACGACTCTAAGCCGATACGGACGTACCCGACACGACTCTAAGCTGATACGGACGTACCCAACACGACTCTAAGCCGATACGGACGTACCCAACACGACTCTTAAGCCGATACGGACATACCCAACACTAAGCTGATACGGACATACCCAACACGACTCTAAGCCGATACGGACATACCCGACACGACTCTAAGCCGATACGGACATACCCGACACGACTCTAAGCCGATACGGACATACCCGACACGACTCTAAGCCGATACGGACATACCCGACACGACTCTAAGCCGATACGGACATACCCGAAACGACTCTAAGCCGAAGGACATACCCGACACGACTCAAGGCTGTATTTGCCTCCAAACGTGCTtccacaaagtattgactcagctGTTAAAATTGTATGTAAATTAGATTTCTGTATTTCACGTTAAATAAATGAGCAAAAACTTCtagacatgttttcactttgtcaccgtggggtattgtgtgtcgatagGGGGAGGTGTAAGATAatgcattttgaattcaggctgtaacacaaccagaTGTTGAACATTTTCTGAGGGCACTGTATCGGTCAGGCTCCAGTAACTAGTGTTTTTGTGATTTGAAAGATCTTTGGTTTATTTAACATGGCCTCTTCTCTTTCCACCCTCAGGTTTCCAAGTAACAGGATGGTGGAGACTAAATGGGAAACAGACAACTTTTCAGGAGTATTGTATATTtaagttttttgttttgttttaatttAGTTTTGTTTTAATTTACTGTGTCTGTAACATGTTTTATAGTAACTCTTGTAATAATGTTCACtcttgacattttttttttttgaattgattgattttttttttttttgaattgaTATTTAACTTAACTTGAGACACTATCCTGAATAATGACTCACTCAGGTGACTCGGGCTCACTCAGGTGACTCGGGCTCACTCAGGTGACTCGGGCTCACTCAGGTGACTCGCTGGGCCAGTAACTGATTATGTCAACTAGCCAATTGAACATTTTAACAATATTTCAACACAAAACATTTTACTGCTATTCAAATGTTCTAAAAAAAATTGTGTGTTAAGATTTCTTTACTTTCAGTCTTTTTCACAATAAACCAGGGCTTGCATACACTTTTGGTCCTCTTCTCTCATACAGGTTGAAAACGGCAGTGCCTCGAGGACATGAGTTGTGCACAAAATGCTTCAAAGAAGCTGTCAATATCTCTGAATAAATGCCCCCTCGGGAAGAATATAATGCCCAATTTAAAAAGCAGTGAACACCCACATCCACCATACTCAAGGCGTTGGGTTTTAAAAATGTAACAGAGGGAAGGATATAAATCCCAGTTTAAAAAGCAGTGAACACCCACATCCACCATACTCAAGGAGTTGGGTTTTAAAAATGTAACAGAGGGAAGGATATAAATCCCAGTTTAAAAAGCAGTGAACACCCACATCCACCATACTCAAGGCTGCAACAGAGGAAGGTAAATCCCAGTTTAAAAAGCAGTGAACACCCACATCCACCATACTAAAAATGTAACAGAGGGAAGGATATAAATCCCAGTTTAAAAAGCAGTGAACACCCACATCCACCATACTCAAGGAGTTGGGTTTTAAAAATGTAACAGAGGGAAGGATATAAATCCCAGTTTAAAAAGCAGTGAACACCCACATCCACCATACTCAAGGAGTTGGGTTTTAAAAATGTAACAGAGGGAAGGATATAATCCCAGTTTAAAAAGCAGTGAACACCCACATCCACCATACTCAAGGCGTTGGGTTTTAAAAATGTAACAGAGGGAAGGATATAAATCCCAGTTTAAAAAGCAGTGAACACCCACATCCACCATACGTTGGGTTTTAAAAATGTAACAGAGGAAGGTTGGGTGAACACCcacattttaaaaatgtaacaGAGGGAAGGATATAAATCCCAGTTTAAAAAGCAGTGAACACCCACATCCACCATACTCAAGGCGTTGGGTTTTAAAAATGTAACAGAGGGAAGGATATAAATCCCAGTTTAAAAAGCAGTGAACACCCACATCCACCATACTCAAGGCGTTGGGTTTTAAAAATGTAACAGAGGGAAGGATATAAATCCCAGTTTAAAAAGCAGTGAACACCCACATCCACCATACTCAAGGCGTTGGGTTTTAAAAATGTAACAGAGGGAAGGATATAAATCCCAGTTTAAAAAGCAGTGAACACCCACATCCACCATACTCAAGGCCTTGGGTTTTAAAAATGTAACAGAGGGAAGGATATAAATCCCAGTTTTGAACACCCACATCCACCATAAAGCAGTGTAACAGAGGGAAGGATATAAATCCCAGTTTAAAAACATCATCCACCATACTCAAGGCGTTGGGTTTTAAAAATGTAACAGAGGGAAGGATATAAATCCCAGTTTAAAAAGCAGTGAACACCCACATCCACCATACTCAAGGAGTTGGGTTTTAAAAATGCAACAGGCGAAGCATGAAATGGAAATGCACAATTTGTATGCTACTGCAATTTATTCTAATATTTTCAATTGGAAAGTCAGTGTATGACACATTGCAAACTGGTACATGTTACAAGTGTGACATTACTCCGACTACCATGGAATTACATAGGTTTGGGCACTGATCTACACTGTCAAAATAGAAAGGACAACAATCCTGAAATATCTTGCTTCGTTTGAAAAGTTGGTGCAGAATGTCTTGCAAGTCCATCAGGACAGGGCAATTCACCCATTGGAGCCAAATcggcccagctgtgtgtgagagaaagtctTGCAGGTGGCAGCGTTAGCTTCTTTATTTTTTGTATGATTAAGAATATTATGCTTTGAACATGACATCAACAGAGGTGTCTTTACAGCTGAGATTAGACAAATAATGTTGtttatatttcagatttttgTATTACCCCTCTGTGCCCAGATTTATAGATATATCGTTTGCTGTCATATGGATTTAACTACAACTACCTTAGAACCATAGCTACCGCACATCAACGTGTGCCATAGATGGGTCGACCGGGAAACCGGTTTCTGAACAACTGGTTAAATTGTACTTGGGGGACAAAAAAGAGTAGTGGTGAGAGTCAATGTAGTATTGCCGTATAGAATAGTCCTTTGTGCTCACATGCCATCTTTATGCAGATAGACTTATTGCACGATATTTGCTGCTCTTCACTTGCTTTCTATCGGAGTGTGACTGCAGAAGAGCGTAGATCCTATCAGCTGTCGTTGGATTCTTAGGAAGCGCTTTAGAGGTTGTTTATGCAGCACTACTTTTGTGTACatccgattttttttttttaacaaagtcAGGAATtaatagtgttttatttttcgaAATCATCAGTTAACTTAATTTAATTGTCAAAACGACTTTAATATATGTTTAATCTTAAACTATTGGACATGATTGATGCCGAATGGCTGGAGTATTCCTCGGGTCTATTTCTTCTGGATGGCAGTGCTTCGCCTTTCTCCTCGCTCCCTGTGCTATAGCCGCCATCTTGAATTTTAATCTTAATTTCTGAAATGTTTTGTTTCCGACGATATTTTTTCCCCGATTACAGTGTTTTACCTATCCTGgattattttttttgttgttgttgaaggatTATCTAATGTTCCTGCTCATCTTGGAATAAATATTGAGTGAGTATTTTTACGTTATTTGTTCAATCGGTGAATGGTCGTTGCAAGACGTCCCTGACACTTTTCTATGGGTGGAAAAATGTTTTCAGAACGTAAGTTACCTCGCTAACAACTGTGCCGTTTTGTAGCCAGCTAGTTACGGTAACATTTGTCAGGTAATGTAGATAACTAGAGGGCTATTAAACATCCAAACTCAGCCATGATAGTAAGTTACCtagtaaaaaaagaaaacaaacgaGATATGGACAAGCAAGTCAGTTTTCCTGAACTAGCGATGCTAGCTAACCTCGGTTATTGGGCCTGGGCGAGTATTTTGTCTATCTTGCTTTTCAAAAACAGTTAACGTTTAGCTACGTGTTGTTTATCGTACAGTGTTTGTATATTAGAGGTGTATTTACGATCGACTTCTGTGTTGAAAATCACTAGCTAGATTGTTTCGGTATCTATCTGGTAATTAAT
This portion of the Oncorhynchus masou masou isolate Uvic2021 unplaced genomic scaffold, UVic_Omas_1.1 unplaced_scaffold_670, whole genome shotgun sequence genome encodes:
- the LOC135536837 gene encoding heat shock factor-binding protein 1-like — encoded protein: MSEIQDPKSVQDLTGVVQTLLQQMQDKFQTMSDQIIGRIDEMSGRIDDLEKNIGDLMTQAGVEEMEAENKVKEEQGSA